The following coding sequences are from one Hippopotamus amphibius kiboko isolate mHipAmp2 chromosome 9, mHipAmp2.hap2, whole genome shotgun sequence window:
- the LOC130861469 gene encoding synaptobrevin homolog YKT6-like — translation MKLYSLSVLYKGDTKTVLLKAAYDVSSFSFFQRSSVQEFMTFTSQLIAERSSKGSRASVKEQEYLCHVYVRNDSLAGVVIADSEYPSRVAFTLLEKVLDEFSKEVHRIDWPVGSPDTIRYAGLDSHLSRHQNPREADPTTKVQAELDETKIILHDTMESLLERGEKLDDLVSKSEVLGIPSKTFYKTARKQNACCAIVGQQPAEPLHWDVTVITSERRPPGSRAT, via the coding sequence ATGAAGCTGTACAGCCTCAGCGTCTTATACAAAGGCGATACCAAGACGGTGCTGCTCAAAGCCGCGTACGACGTGTCCTCCTTCAGCTTCTTCCAGAGGTCCAGTGTTCAGGAATTCATGACCTTCACAAGTCAGCTGATTGCGGAGCGCTCCTCGAAAGGCAGCAGAGCGTCCGTCAAAGAACAAGAATATCTCTGCCATGTCTACGTGAGAAATGACAGTCTTGCAGGAGTGGTCATTGCTGACAGTGAATACCCATCCCGGGTGGCGTTTACCTTGCTGGAGAAGGTACTGGACGAATTCTCCAAGGAGGTCCACAGGATAGACTGGCCAGTTGGATCCCCTGATACCATCCGTTACGCAGGCCTGGACAGTCATCTCAGTAGACACCAGAACCCCCGAGAAGCTGACCCCACGACTAAAGTGCAGGCTGAACTAGATGAGACCAAAATCATCCTGCACGACACCATGGAGTCTTTATTAGAGCGAGGCGAGAAGCTAGATGACCTGGTGTCCAAATCCGAAGTGCTGGGAATACCGTCTAAAACCTTCTATAAAACGGCCCGGAAACAAAACGCGTGCTGCGCAATCGTGGGACAGCAGCCGGCAGAGCCTCTGCACTGGGACGTCACCGTCATCACCTCGGAACGGCGGCCCCCAGGAAGCAGAGCCACGTGA
- the BRAT1 gene encoding BRCA1-associated ATM activator 1 isoform X4 — MRGPAEGHCGPQAHAWPACAQEIVCHIEASLRSTATPQVAQALNVLTTAFGHYHGLWMQGLWVRLSPLVARLLERDPVPAAHSLVDLLLSVARSAGPSPDGGLWETLAQTLSRLSPTQAGPLALGILQLQGCPQALRTQAFGRLLQPLACVLKAAAQAPGPPGLPEGAAGDSVTVDTLLSSKSACVGLLCCALAHLELLQPLPQRPSPWPQAPLLGAAVTILRFCNGSASPTSDVGGRLCTILVGCARVQRAALDFLGVLSQETGPQEPVTQVFAILLEYLVSPDSSPMVLKKAFQATLRWLLRPPRAPGCCDLDPHPQLFLGELLPVLQKRLCSPCWEVRDSGLEFLTQVTRSWGGQAGFRHALLASEVPELTRQLLRDPESYVRASAVTATGQLSSQGLHAPPASPEHPGVQQSLLEELLHILSTDAEGFPRRAVMQVFTEWLRDGHADVAEDPEQFVARVLQAASRDLDWEVRAQGLELALVFLEQVLGQRGSRCAYAVALPEAAPPGTLAQALRALCRVQLFEFAFRALFDCDRPVAQKSCELLLFLRAKAAPYGSPQDAGGSPDVASVEATLQRWQAGEQGQPLGHLEPGAVMAVLKSLDLEGLRDTLAESSDHVEKSPQSLLQDMLASVGVLSENEADCY; from the exons ATGCGAGGCCCAGCCGAGGGGCACTGCGGCCCCCAGGCGCACGCGTGGCCGGCCTGCGCCCAGGAGATCGTGTGTCACATCGAAGCCTCCCTGCGCTCCACAGCCACGCCCCAGGTCGCGCAGGCCCTGAACGTCCTGACCACTGCCTTCGGGCACTACCACGGCCTCTGGATGCAGGGCCTCTGGGTGCGGCTGAGTCCCCTTGTGGCCCGCCTGCTCGAGAGAGACCCCGTCCCAGCCGCACACTCGCTCGTGGATCTCCTCCTCAGCGTGGCCCG CTCTGCTGGACCGAGCCCTGACGGCGGCCTGTGGGAGACTTTGGCACAGACGCTGAGTCGCTTGAGCCCCACACAAGCAGGGCCTCTGGCTCTGGGGATCCTGCAGCTGCAGGGCTG TCCACAGGCGCTGAGGACCCAGGCCTTTGGccgcctcctccagcccctggcctgTGTCCTGAAAGCTGCTGCTCAGGCCCCAGGACCCCCAG GCTTGCCAGAGGGGGCCGCAGGTGACTCGGTGACAGTGGacaccctcctctcctccaagTCAGCCTGTGTGGGTCTCCTGTGCTGTGCCCTGGCCCacctggagctgctgcagccactg CCCCAGCGCCCCTCGCCCTGGCCGCAGGCACCCCTGCTTGGGGCTGCGGTGACCATTCTGCGGTTCTGCAATGGCTCAGCATCCCCCACCTCCGACGTGGGGGGCCGCCTCTGTACCATCCTGGTGGGCTGTGCCCGGGTCCAGCGAGCTGCCCTGGATTTCCTGGGGGTGCTGTCTCAGGAGACGG GCCCCCAGGAGCCGGTGACGCAGGTGTTTGCCATTCTCCTGGAGTACCTCGTGAGCCCTGACTCCAGCCCCATG GTTCTGAAGAAGGCCTTCCAGGCCACACTCAGGTGGCTCCTGAGGCCACCCAGGGCCCCCGGCTGCTGTGATctggacccccacccccagctgttcCTCGGAG AGCTGCTCCCTGTGCTGCAGAAGCGCCTGTGCAGCCCCTGCTGGGAGGTGAGGGACTCCGGCCTCGAGTTCCTGACCCAGGTGACCAGATCCTGGGGAG GGCAGGCCGGCTTCAGACACGCGCTCCTTGCTTCAGAGGTGCCTGAGCTCACCAGGCAGCTCCTGCGAGACCCCGAGAGTTATGTCCGTGCAAGCGCCGTGACCGCTACAGGACAGCTGTCTAGCCAGGGGCTGCACGCCCCCCCTGCCAGCCCTGAGCACCCAGGGGTTCAGCAG AGCCTGCTCGAGGAGCTTCTGCACATCCTCTCCACAGACGCGGAGGGCTTCCCCCGCAGGGCCGTCATGCAGGTCTTCACCGAGTGGCTGAGGGACGGCCACGCCGACGTGGCTGAGGACCCGGAGCAGTTTGTGGCCAGAGTGCTCCAGGCGGCGAGCAGGGACCTGGACTGGGAGGTGCGGGCTCAGGGGCTCGAGCTGGCGCTGGTGTTCCTGGAGCAGGTGCTGGGTCAGCGTGGCTCCCGCTGTGCCTACGCTGTGGCCCTGCCTGAGGCGGCCCCCCCAGGCACATTGGCCCAGGCCCTGCGGGCGCTCTGCCGGGTGCAGCTCTTTGAGTTTGCCTTCCGTGCCTTGTTTGACTGTGACCGTCCCGTGGCCCAGAAGTCCTGTGAACTTCTCCTGTTCCTGAGGGCCAAGGCCGCTCCCTATGGCAGCCCGCAGGATGCGGGAGGCAGTCCCGACGTGGCCTCTGTGGAGGCCACCCTGCAGAGGTGGCAGGCAGGTGAGCAGGGTCAGCCCCTGGGGCACCTGGAGCCTGGGGCCGTCATGGCCGTGCTGAAGTCCCTGGACCTGGAGGGCCTTCGGGACACACTGGCCGAGAGCAGTGACCATGTGGAGAAGAGCCCCCAGTCACTCCTGCAGGACATGCTGGCCTCCGTGGGTGTCCTGAGCGAGAACGAGGCTGACTGCTACTGA
- the BRAT1 gene encoding BRCA1-associated ATM activator 1 isoform X3 — MDPGCSRLLPALCAALADPRQPVADDTCLEKLLDWLQTVTEAGSSLLLLQENPCLVELLFHVVKSQDLSSRILAFSLRLAGMFAAQETCFQYLQGDSSLFVASAAGQLLVHVLDLAMRGPAEGHCGPQAHAWPACAQEIVCHIEASLRSTATPQVAQALNVLTTAFGHYHGLWMQGLWVRLSPLVARLLERDPVPAAHSLVDLLLSVARSAGPSPDGGLWETLAQTLSRLSPTQAGPLALGILQLQGCPQALRTQAFGRLLQPLACVLKAAAQAPGPPGLPEGAAGDSVTVDTLLSSKSACVGLLCCALAHLELLQPLPQRPSPWPQAPLLGAAVTILRFCNGSASPTSDVGGRLCTILVGCARVQRAALDFLGVLSQETGPQEPVTQVFAILLEYLVSPDSSPMVLKKAFQATLRWLLRPPRAPGCCDLDPHPQLFLGELLPVLQKRLCSPCWEVRDSGLEFLTQVTRSWGGQAGFRHALLASEVPELTRQLLRDPESYVRASAVTATGQLSSQGLHAPPASPEHPGVQQSLLEELLHILSTDAEGFPRRAVMQVFTEWLRDGHADVAEDPEQFVARVLQAASRDLDWEVRAQGLELALVFLEQVLGQRGSRCAYAVALPEAAPPGTLAQALRALCRVQLFEFAFRALFDCDRPVAQKSCELLLFLRAKAAPYGSPQDAGGSPDVASVEATLQRWQAGEQGQPLGHLEPGAVMAVLKSLDLEGLRDTLAESSDHVEKSPQSLLQDMLASVGVLSENEADCY; from the exons ATGGACCCAGGGTGCTCCCGGCTCCTCCCCGCTCTCTGTGCCGCCCTGGCGGACCCCAGGCAGCCAGTGGCAGATGACACTTGTCTGGAGAAGTTGTTGGACTGGCTTCAGACGGTGACCGAAGCAG GGTCCAGTCTCCTGTTGCTGCAGGAGAATCCCTGCCTGGTAGAGCTGCTCTTCCACGTGGTGAAATCCCAGGACCTAAGTTCCAGGATCCTCGCCTTCTCGCTCCGCCTTGCAGGGATGTTTGCTGCCCAGGAAACCTGCTTCCAGTATCTTCAG GGAGATTCCAGCCTGTTCGTGGCGTCGGCAGCCGGGCAGCTCCTGGTGCACGTCTTGGACTTGGCGATGCGAGGCCCAGCCGAGGGGCACTGCGGCCCCCAGGCGCACGCGTGGCCGGCCTGCGCCCAGGAGATCGTGTGTCACATCGAAGCCTCCCTGCGCTCCACAGCCACGCCCCAGGTCGCGCAGGCCCTGAACGTCCTGACCACTGCCTTCGGGCACTACCACGGCCTCTGGATGCAGGGCCTCTGGGTGCGGCTGAGTCCCCTTGTGGCCCGCCTGCTCGAGAGAGACCCCGTCCCAGCCGCACACTCGCTCGTGGATCTCCTCCTCAGCGTGGCCCG CTCTGCTGGACCGAGCCCTGACGGCGGCCTGTGGGAGACTTTGGCACAGACGCTGAGTCGCTTGAGCCCCACACAAGCAGGGCCTCTGGCTCTGGGGATCCTGCAGCTGCAGGGCTG TCCACAGGCGCTGAGGACCCAGGCCTTTGGccgcctcctccagcccctggcctgTGTCCTGAAAGCTGCTGCTCAGGCCCCAGGACCCCCAG GCTTGCCAGAGGGGGCCGCAGGTGACTCGGTGACAGTGGacaccctcctctcctccaagTCAGCCTGTGTGGGTCTCCTGTGCTGTGCCCTGGCCCacctggagctgctgcagccactg CCCCAGCGCCCCTCGCCCTGGCCGCAGGCACCCCTGCTTGGGGCTGCGGTGACCATTCTGCGGTTCTGCAATGGCTCAGCATCCCCCACCTCCGACGTGGGGGGCCGCCTCTGTACCATCCTGGTGGGCTGTGCCCGGGTCCAGCGAGCTGCCCTGGATTTCCTGGGGGTGCTGTCTCAGGAGACGG GCCCCCAGGAGCCGGTGACGCAGGTGTTTGCCATTCTCCTGGAGTACCTCGTGAGCCCTGACTCCAGCCCCATG GTTCTGAAGAAGGCCTTCCAGGCCACACTCAGGTGGCTCCTGAGGCCACCCAGGGCCCCCGGCTGCTGTGATctggacccccacccccagctgttcCTCGGAG AGCTGCTCCCTGTGCTGCAGAAGCGCCTGTGCAGCCCCTGCTGGGAGGTGAGGGACTCCGGCCTCGAGTTCCTGACCCAGGTGACCAGATCCTGGGGAG GGCAGGCCGGCTTCAGACACGCGCTCCTTGCTTCAGAGGTGCCTGAGCTCACCAGGCAGCTCCTGCGAGACCCCGAGAGTTATGTCCGTGCAAGCGCCGTGACCGCTACAGGACAGCTGTCTAGCCAGGGGCTGCACGCCCCCCCTGCCAGCCCTGAGCACCCAGGGGTTCAGCAG AGCCTGCTCGAGGAGCTTCTGCACATCCTCTCCACAGACGCGGAGGGCTTCCCCCGCAGGGCCGTCATGCAGGTCTTCACCGAGTGGCTGAGGGACGGCCACGCCGACGTGGCTGAGGACCCGGAGCAGTTTGTGGCCAGAGTGCTCCAGGCGGCGAGCAGGGACCTGGACTGGGAGGTGCGGGCTCAGGGGCTCGAGCTGGCGCTGGTGTTCCTGGAGCAGGTGCTGGGTCAGCGTGGCTCCCGCTGTGCCTACGCTGTGGCCCTGCCTGAGGCGGCCCCCCCAGGCACATTGGCCCAGGCCCTGCGGGCGCTCTGCCGGGTGCAGCTCTTTGAGTTTGCCTTCCGTGCCTTGTTTGACTGTGACCGTCCCGTGGCCCAGAAGTCCTGTGAACTTCTCCTGTTCCTGAGGGCCAAGGCCGCTCCCTATGGCAGCCCGCAGGATGCGGGAGGCAGTCCCGACGTGGCCTCTGTGGAGGCCACCCTGCAGAGGTGGCAGGCAGGTGAGCAGGGTCAGCCCCTGGGGCACCTGGAGCCTGGGGCCGTCATGGCCGTGCTGAAGTCCCTGGACCTGGAGGGCCTTCGGGACACACTGGCCGAGAGCAGTGACCATGTGGAGAAGAGCCCCCAGTCACTCCTGCAGGACATGCTGGCCTCCGTGGGTGTCCTGAGCGAGAACGAGGCTGACTGCTACTGA
- the BRAT1 gene encoding BRCA1-associated ATM activator 1 isoform X2 gives MDPGCSRLLPALCAALADPRQPVADDTCLEKLLDWLQTVTEAGSSLLLLQENPCLVELLFHVVKSQDLSSRILAFSLRLAGMFAAQETCFQYLQGELLPMLFGEAGPLGGAAWTAPTVRSGWVQGLRALAQHPSALRFLAACGAVDTIFSLQGDSSLFVASAAGQLLVHVLDLAMRGPAEGHCGPQAHAWPACAQEIVCHIEASLRSTATPQVAQALNVLTTAFGHYHGLWMQGLWVRLSPLVARLLERDPVPAAHSLVDLLLSVARSAGPSPDGGLWETLAQTLSRLSPTQAGPLALGILQLQGCPQALRTQAFGRLLQPLACVLKAAAQAPGPPGLPEGAAGDSVTVDTLLSSKSACVGLLCCALAHLELLQPLPQRPSPWPQAPLLGAAVTILRFCNGSASPTSDVGGRLCTILVGCARVQRAALDFLGVLSQETGPQEPVTQVFAILLEYLVSPDSSPMVLKKAFQATLRWLLRPPRAPGCCDLDPHPQLFLGELLPVLQKRLCSPCWEVRDSGLEFLTQVTRSWGGQAGFRHALLASEVPELTRQLLRDPESYVRASAVTATGQLSSQGLHAPPASPEHPGVQQSLLEELLHILSTDAEGFPRRAVMQVFTEWLRDGHADVAEDPEQFVARVLQAASRDLDWEVRAQGLELALVFLEQVLGQRGSRCAYAVALPEAAPPGTLAQALRALCRVQLFEFAFRALFDCDRPVAQKSCELLLFLRAKAAPYGSPQDAGGSPDVASVEATLQRWQAGEQGQPLGHLEPGAVMAVLKSLDLEGLRDTLAESSDHVEKSPQSLLQDMLASVGVLSENEADCY, from the exons ATGGACCCAGGGTGCTCCCGGCTCCTCCCCGCTCTCTGTGCCGCCCTGGCGGACCCCAGGCAGCCAGTGGCAGATGACACTTGTCTGGAGAAGTTGTTGGACTGGCTTCAGACGGTGACCGAAGCAG GGTCCAGTCTCCTGTTGCTGCAGGAGAATCCCTGCCTGGTAGAGCTGCTCTTCCACGTGGTGAAATCCCAGGACCTAAGTTCCAGGATCCTCGCCTTCTCGCTCCGCCTTGCAGGGATGTTTGCTGCCCAGGAAACCTGCTTCCAGTATCTTCAG GGGGAGTTGCTGCCCATGCTCTTTGGGGAGGCGGGCCCCCTCGGAGGAGCAGCCTGGACGGCGCCCACCGTGCGCAGCGGCTGGGTCCAGGGCCTGCGTGCCCTGGCGCAGCACCCCAGCGCCCTGCGCTTCCTCGCTGCCTGCG GTGCCGTTGACACCATCTTCTCCCTGCAGGGAGATTCCAGCCTGTTCGTGGCGTCGGCAGCCGGGCAGCTCCTGGTGCACGTCTTGGACTTGGCGATGCGAGGCCCAGCCGAGGGGCACTGCGGCCCCCAGGCGCACGCGTGGCCGGCCTGCGCCCAGGAGATCGTGTGTCACATCGAAGCCTCCCTGCGCTCCACAGCCACGCCCCAGGTCGCGCAGGCCCTGAACGTCCTGACCACTGCCTTCGGGCACTACCACGGCCTCTGGATGCAGGGCCTCTGGGTGCGGCTGAGTCCCCTTGTGGCCCGCCTGCTCGAGAGAGACCCCGTCCCAGCCGCACACTCGCTCGTGGATCTCCTCCTCAGCGTGGCCCG CTCTGCTGGACCGAGCCCTGACGGCGGCCTGTGGGAGACTTTGGCACAGACGCTGAGTCGCTTGAGCCCCACACAAGCAGGGCCTCTGGCTCTGGGGATCCTGCAGCTGCAGGGCTG TCCACAGGCGCTGAGGACCCAGGCCTTTGGccgcctcctccagcccctggcctgTGTCCTGAAAGCTGCTGCTCAGGCCCCAGGACCCCCAG GCTTGCCAGAGGGGGCCGCAGGTGACTCGGTGACAGTGGacaccctcctctcctccaagTCAGCCTGTGTGGGTCTCCTGTGCTGTGCCCTGGCCCacctggagctgctgcagccactg CCCCAGCGCCCCTCGCCCTGGCCGCAGGCACCCCTGCTTGGGGCTGCGGTGACCATTCTGCGGTTCTGCAATGGCTCAGCATCCCCCACCTCCGACGTGGGGGGCCGCCTCTGTACCATCCTGGTGGGCTGTGCCCGGGTCCAGCGAGCTGCCCTGGATTTCCTGGGGGTGCTGTCTCAGGAGACGG GCCCCCAGGAGCCGGTGACGCAGGTGTTTGCCATTCTCCTGGAGTACCTCGTGAGCCCTGACTCCAGCCCCATG GTTCTGAAGAAGGCCTTCCAGGCCACACTCAGGTGGCTCCTGAGGCCACCCAGGGCCCCCGGCTGCTGTGATctggacccccacccccagctgttcCTCGGAG AGCTGCTCCCTGTGCTGCAGAAGCGCCTGTGCAGCCCCTGCTGGGAGGTGAGGGACTCCGGCCTCGAGTTCCTGACCCAGGTGACCAGATCCTGGGGAG GGCAGGCCGGCTTCAGACACGCGCTCCTTGCTTCAGAGGTGCCTGAGCTCACCAGGCAGCTCCTGCGAGACCCCGAGAGTTATGTCCGTGCAAGCGCCGTGACCGCTACAGGACAGCTGTCTAGCCAGGGGCTGCACGCCCCCCCTGCCAGCCCTGAGCACCCAGGGGTTCAGCAG AGCCTGCTCGAGGAGCTTCTGCACATCCTCTCCACAGACGCGGAGGGCTTCCCCCGCAGGGCCGTCATGCAGGTCTTCACCGAGTGGCTGAGGGACGGCCACGCCGACGTGGCTGAGGACCCGGAGCAGTTTGTGGCCAGAGTGCTCCAGGCGGCGAGCAGGGACCTGGACTGGGAGGTGCGGGCTCAGGGGCTCGAGCTGGCGCTGGTGTTCCTGGAGCAGGTGCTGGGTCAGCGTGGCTCCCGCTGTGCCTACGCTGTGGCCCTGCCTGAGGCGGCCCCCCCAGGCACATTGGCCCAGGCCCTGCGGGCGCTCTGCCGGGTGCAGCTCTTTGAGTTTGCCTTCCGTGCCTTGTTTGACTGTGACCGTCCCGTGGCCCAGAAGTCCTGTGAACTTCTCCTGTTCCTGAGGGCCAAGGCCGCTCCCTATGGCAGCCCGCAGGATGCGGGAGGCAGTCCCGACGTGGCCTCTGTGGAGGCCACCCTGCAGAGGTGGCAGGCAGGTGAGCAGGGTCAGCCCCTGGGGCACCTGGAGCCTGGGGCCGTCATGGCCGTGCTGAAGTCCCTGGACCTGGAGGGCCTTCGGGACACACTGGCCGAGAGCAGTGACCATGTGGAGAAGAGCCCCCAGTCACTCCTGCAGGACATGCTGGCCTCCGTGGGTGTCCTGAGCGAGAACGAGGCTGACTGCTACTGA
- the BRAT1 gene encoding BRCA1-associated ATM activator 1 isoform X1, with protein MDPGCSRLLPALCAALADPRQPVADDTCLEKLLDWLQTVTEAGSSLLLLQENPCLVELLFHVVKSQDLSSRILAFSLRLAGMFAAQETCFQYLQQGELLPMLFGEAGPLGGAAWTAPTVRSGWVQGLRALAQHPSALRFLAACGAVDTIFSLQGDSSLFVASAAGQLLVHVLDLAMRGPAEGHCGPQAHAWPACAQEIVCHIEASLRSTATPQVAQALNVLTTAFGHYHGLWMQGLWVRLSPLVARLLERDPVPAAHSLVDLLLSVARSAGPSPDGGLWETLAQTLSRLSPTQAGPLALGILQLQGCPQALRTQAFGRLLQPLACVLKAAAQAPGPPGLPEGAAGDSVTVDTLLSSKSACVGLLCCALAHLELLQPLPQRPSPWPQAPLLGAAVTILRFCNGSASPTSDVGGRLCTILVGCARVQRAALDFLGVLSQETGPQEPVTQVFAILLEYLVSPDSSPMVLKKAFQATLRWLLRPPRAPGCCDLDPHPQLFLGELLPVLQKRLCSPCWEVRDSGLEFLTQVTRSWGGQAGFRHALLASEVPELTRQLLRDPESYVRASAVTATGQLSSQGLHAPPASPEHPGVQQSLLEELLHILSTDAEGFPRRAVMQVFTEWLRDGHADVAEDPEQFVARVLQAASRDLDWEVRAQGLELALVFLEQVLGQRGSRCAYAVALPEAAPPGTLAQALRALCRVQLFEFAFRALFDCDRPVAQKSCELLLFLRAKAAPYGSPQDAGGSPDVASVEATLQRWQAGEQGQPLGHLEPGAVMAVLKSLDLEGLRDTLAESSDHVEKSPQSLLQDMLASVGVLSENEADCY; from the exons ATGGACCCAGGGTGCTCCCGGCTCCTCCCCGCTCTCTGTGCCGCCCTGGCGGACCCCAGGCAGCCAGTGGCAGATGACACTTGTCTGGAGAAGTTGTTGGACTGGCTTCAGACGGTGACCGAAGCAG GGTCCAGTCTCCTGTTGCTGCAGGAGAATCCCTGCCTGGTAGAGCTGCTCTTCCACGTGGTGAAATCCCAGGACCTAAGTTCCAGGATCCTCGCCTTCTCGCTCCGCCTTGCAGGGATGTTTGCTGCCCAGGAAACCTGCTTCCAGTATCTTCAG CAGGGGGAGTTGCTGCCCATGCTCTTTGGGGAGGCGGGCCCCCTCGGAGGAGCAGCCTGGACGGCGCCCACCGTGCGCAGCGGCTGGGTCCAGGGCCTGCGTGCCCTGGCGCAGCACCCCAGCGCCCTGCGCTTCCTCGCTGCCTGCG GTGCCGTTGACACCATCTTCTCCCTGCAGGGAGATTCCAGCCTGTTCGTGGCGTCGGCAGCCGGGCAGCTCCTGGTGCACGTCTTGGACTTGGCGATGCGAGGCCCAGCCGAGGGGCACTGCGGCCCCCAGGCGCACGCGTGGCCGGCCTGCGCCCAGGAGATCGTGTGTCACATCGAAGCCTCCCTGCGCTCCACAGCCACGCCCCAGGTCGCGCAGGCCCTGAACGTCCTGACCACTGCCTTCGGGCACTACCACGGCCTCTGGATGCAGGGCCTCTGGGTGCGGCTGAGTCCCCTTGTGGCCCGCCTGCTCGAGAGAGACCCCGTCCCAGCCGCACACTCGCTCGTGGATCTCCTCCTCAGCGTGGCCCG CTCTGCTGGACCGAGCCCTGACGGCGGCCTGTGGGAGACTTTGGCACAGACGCTGAGTCGCTTGAGCCCCACACAAGCAGGGCCTCTGGCTCTGGGGATCCTGCAGCTGCAGGGCTG TCCACAGGCGCTGAGGACCCAGGCCTTTGGccgcctcctccagcccctggcctgTGTCCTGAAAGCTGCTGCTCAGGCCCCAGGACCCCCAG GCTTGCCAGAGGGGGCCGCAGGTGACTCGGTGACAGTGGacaccctcctctcctccaagTCAGCCTGTGTGGGTCTCCTGTGCTGTGCCCTGGCCCacctggagctgctgcagccactg CCCCAGCGCCCCTCGCCCTGGCCGCAGGCACCCCTGCTTGGGGCTGCGGTGACCATTCTGCGGTTCTGCAATGGCTCAGCATCCCCCACCTCCGACGTGGGGGGCCGCCTCTGTACCATCCTGGTGGGCTGTGCCCGGGTCCAGCGAGCTGCCCTGGATTTCCTGGGGGTGCTGTCTCAGGAGACGG GCCCCCAGGAGCCGGTGACGCAGGTGTTTGCCATTCTCCTGGAGTACCTCGTGAGCCCTGACTCCAGCCCCATG GTTCTGAAGAAGGCCTTCCAGGCCACACTCAGGTGGCTCCTGAGGCCACCCAGGGCCCCCGGCTGCTGTGATctggacccccacccccagctgttcCTCGGAG AGCTGCTCCCTGTGCTGCAGAAGCGCCTGTGCAGCCCCTGCTGGGAGGTGAGGGACTCCGGCCTCGAGTTCCTGACCCAGGTGACCAGATCCTGGGGAG GGCAGGCCGGCTTCAGACACGCGCTCCTTGCTTCAGAGGTGCCTGAGCTCACCAGGCAGCTCCTGCGAGACCCCGAGAGTTATGTCCGTGCAAGCGCCGTGACCGCTACAGGACAGCTGTCTAGCCAGGGGCTGCACGCCCCCCCTGCCAGCCCTGAGCACCCAGGGGTTCAGCAG AGCCTGCTCGAGGAGCTTCTGCACATCCTCTCCACAGACGCGGAGGGCTTCCCCCGCAGGGCCGTCATGCAGGTCTTCACCGAGTGGCTGAGGGACGGCCACGCCGACGTGGCTGAGGACCCGGAGCAGTTTGTGGCCAGAGTGCTCCAGGCGGCGAGCAGGGACCTGGACTGGGAGGTGCGGGCTCAGGGGCTCGAGCTGGCGCTGGTGTTCCTGGAGCAGGTGCTGGGTCAGCGTGGCTCCCGCTGTGCCTACGCTGTGGCCCTGCCTGAGGCGGCCCCCCCAGGCACATTGGCCCAGGCCCTGCGGGCGCTCTGCCGGGTGCAGCTCTTTGAGTTTGCCTTCCGTGCCTTGTTTGACTGTGACCGTCCCGTGGCCCAGAAGTCCTGTGAACTTCTCCTGTTCCTGAGGGCCAAGGCCGCTCCCTATGGCAGCCCGCAGGATGCGGGAGGCAGTCCCGACGTGGCCTCTGTGGAGGCCACCCTGCAGAGGTGGCAGGCAGGTGAGCAGGGTCAGCCCCTGGGGCACCTGGAGCCTGGGGCCGTCATGGCCGTGCTGAAGTCCCTGGACCTGGAGGGCCTTCGGGACACACTGGCCGAGAGCAGTGACCATGTGGAGAAGAGCCCCCAGTCACTCCTGCAGGACATGCTGGCCTCCGTGGGTGTCCTGAGCGAGAACGAGGCTGACTGCTACTGA